The Cyanobacteria bacterium GSL.Bin1 DNA segment CAATAACTTTGATTAAGCCATGTCAATCGGATTCTTACTGGTTCGGATCATTAGAGATAATGTAAAAAAATAGAAATCTCTCAAAAAATCCCAAATGAAGCGACGAGGCATGAGGGGATGGCGAACCCAAGGCATCTGAGAAGACTGAGACAGGGAGTTGAGGAATGGAACCGTTGGAGAAAAGAGGAACGTAATGTTAGACCGAACCTAAGAGGAGCAAATTTCAAGGGAAAGAATCTTTCGGGAACCGATTTCAGCAACTGCGATATTCGCGGGGCGAACTTTGCGAAGGCAAATCTAGAAGGGGCAAACTTCTGTGGTGCGAAAGCGGGATTGCAGAGAAGGTGGGCAATCTTCTGGCTGCTAGCTTCTTGGGTACTGTCTGCAATCTTGGGATTTTTCTCCGCTTTTTTGGCTGTTGTGATTGGTTATATTTATACCCCAGAGGCTGAACTCACCCCCCTTGAACAAGCAATCGCTACAGTGATTCTTATCCTGATTTTGGCAACATTTATCCTGATCACACTTCGCCAAGGTTTAACTGCGGGGTTAGGCACTATCACTGTCGCTGCTGCTGGAGCTGTAGTTTTCGCTGTGGCTGTCTCTGTGGCTGGAGCTGGAGGGGGAACTGGAGCTGTCTCTGTGTCTTTCGCTGGAGCTGGAGCTTTAGCCGTAGCTGGAGCTGTCTCTGTGTCTTTTGCTGTGGCTAGAGCTGTGGCTTCCACTGTTGCTGTAGCTTTCGACGTCGCTGTGGCCTTGGCTGGAGCTGGATTTGTGGCCTTGGCTGGGGCTAGAGTTGTGGCTTTCGCTGGAGCTGAAGCTGGAGTTGTGGCTTTCGCTGTCGTGCTGCTTTCGGCTTACTTTAGCTGGCGGGCGATGCGTGGCGATCCCCGAGATGCTTGGATCCAAGCATTTGCTATTGCCCTTCCTGCACTCACCGCCACTCGCTTTTACCAAGCTGATCTCACTGATGCTAACTTTACTGGTGCGACGCTCAAGCTTGCCGACTTTCGCCAAGCTAGGCTCATCCGCACCCGTTGGCATAATGCTAAAAGATTTGACCTTATTCGTCCGGGTAACTCTTATTTGCAATATCCTCAGATTCGCAAAGCTCTCTTTACTAGCAATGGAGAAGAACTTAATGGGAATCGGTTAATCCTCAGAGGGCTGAACCTCAAGGACGCTAATCTCACTAAAGCTAGCTTTATTGGAGCGGATTTGTCCGAAGCCGATCTCAGCGATGCTAATCTTTCCGGTGCTAAACTCGTCCAAACACTGCTTGCCCAAACCAACCTTAAGGGAGCAACTTTAACCGGAGCTTTTATCGAAGAATGGGGAATTAGTGCTGATACTGAACTTGATGGAATTAAATGCGATTATATCCATATGCGCTTACCGCCAAATATGCGTCCTAGCTTCCTAAAATCCCCTGTCGATGAAAGTCTTGATATGAATGCCCGCCGCAAACCGGATGATCCGAACAAAAACTTTGAGTCAGGGGAATTTTCTGCCTATATTGCTCCCTTACAGCAAACGCTTGACCTTTATCATAATCGAGTTAAAGATTCCAGAGTGATCGCGCTGGCTTTCCAAGAACTGCGAGAAAATCATCCTGAAGCGGAAATAGAAGCCATATCGGTGGAGCGACGGGGTAAAGATAAAGAAGCACTGCTGCTGAGAGTGGAAACTTCTCCCACTGCTGACACCAGTGAACTTCATCATGAATACTTCGACAACTACGATCAAATCAGTGCTTTGTCCCCGGAAGCGCTGCAAGCTAGACTAAATGAAAAAGAGCAGGAAATTCGCTGGCTGAGGTCGCAAGTTGGTGTTGCCCTGGCACGACCGATAAATATTACTCAGGAGCAAAATATGGGAAACAATCAAAGCCGCAACGTTAATATATGGGGCGGAGACGCGATTGGGATTAACCAAGGGGATCAAAGTACCCTTAGCGGTACAATCGCTAAGAGCATCAACCAACTCCCAGATTCGACAACCGAGGAACCCGGAATTAAGGAACTGTTGGTAAAATTGCAAACTGCGATTGCCAACGAACCCACTCTTAACGAAGCCGCGAAGGAGAAAGCCCTCTCGCAAGTGGACGCGATCGCGAAAGCGGCACAGAATCCAGAAGCGGAAGGAAATCAAGAGCGAGTACGAGGGGCGATTGAGATTTTGAAGACGATTGGAACCGTGCTATCGCCGGTTGCTTCCTTAGCAGCAACTTTAAAATCTGTAGTTCCCGCGATCGCTAAATTGTTTGGACTATCTTAAAGCGTTACTTTGTCTGCCCCTAGAACCTTCCCTTCACCCGATTTCTTAGCTGACTGACCTAGTTGCGTCACACAATCAGTTGCCACAACAAGACACTTAAGGTCAATATTGCTAAATGTTGGGGCAAAAGCGACCAAAAGGAACCTTTGAGGATTTTTTGCGTTAAGAGCACCGCTAATAAGCTGCCAACAAATAAAGTAGCACCTTGTAAAAAGTTAATTACAGCCGGGTGAGCGACAGCGATGGGAAAGCCTTCACCACTCAAGCCAAAAGTCGCCAGCGTTACCGGCAGTAGTTTGCCTCCTTCACCTAACCCTAAATCGAGATAATGAGCAAGATTTGCGGCTAAAACTAATGGTAGATAGCCATAAGCACTCTCTACAAAAGGCAACGGTTTAATTTGTATCCTTTTCGGATCAAGAAAGGTTTTGAGTTGATGGAAAAGTCCGATGATGACTTGCCCTAGCAGGGGAATTAAAGCCGGTAAACTCAAGAGACCAACAGAAACCGCAAAATGCACCCAAAAGTTGTCTAAATTCCAGTTCACACCCAGATGAGCTTGAATTTCGGGGAGGCGATGGAGAAACACCACATCTAAGAGAAGGAGTAATAAAGCGACTTCATAAGAACGGGGTTGGTGGGTTGTCCATAGTTCGATTCCTGGCGGACGTAAGTTTACTTCGACTGAACGGTGGGGACAAGCTTTCAAACAGGTCATGCATAAGACACAATCCCGATTATCCTCCAGTTGTGCCGGATGAGAATACAGCGGACAGCCGGTGGTTTCCTGCCCTTCTCCTTTTTCCGGACCCCCTTTATAACATTGGTAAGTGGTGCATTCTGCAGAACAAGTCCCTTGTTGCGCTCGCAGTTCAGTCATAGAGAGTTTGGCAAACATCCCATTCATTCCCCCAATCGGGCATAAATAGCGACACCAGAAGCGCCGTTCAAAGAGGAGGGAAAAGATAATTGCGCCAGCCGTGATTAGAAGTAGTAAACAAGCCGATAAATAAGCGGTATTTTGTAAATGCCAGAGTTCTTCCCACAGTAAAATCAAGGCAAATAAGCCAAATAAAAACCAGCCGCCCCAGCGTTCGGCAGACTGTCGGGGCCACCGTTTGAGTTGCCGCGGGAATAGCCAAAGCGAAATTTTCTGGGTCAGTTCCCCATAAATCATAAACGGACAAACCGCACACCAGAGTCGTCCGACAAAGGGAAAGGCAATGAGAATACCGGGCCACCACCAGGCCCAAAATAGGTTCAGGGCAAAGTTTTCGGAACGGGTTTGAGGACCGAGGAATAAAATCGCAACCACAACGGTAAATGCGGGGAGAACAAACCAATAATTCAAACGGTCTGGCCACCAAGAACTCCTCAGAAAACGGCGGAAACGAGGAAAGGTATTCAGCAGATTGAGACGCAATTGTTTTTTCTTGCTTTGGGAGGGCCAGACAATTTCTTCAGTCAGCGCTTGTCCAGTAGGAAGTTGCACGATCGCGCGTCGAATCAAATTTTCTAATTCGGTCAGATTATTGGGGAAATCATAGGCTTGTAAACGACGGATTGCTTCTGGCGTGACCTTGGGTTTCGTTAACCCTTTGCCGCGACAAACTAAACTGATGTAGTAGTTCACTTGGTCGCCAAGATCGCTTTTTCGCACCCGTAAGGGGGGAACTTTGATGCGGTGTTGGACCAGGGAATCTAATTCAGGAATTGTTTTCTCAGAAATCAGAATCAGTCTTGCTTGGGCAGTTTTGGGCGGTGGGGGCGGTTCATTACTTCGAGGGACAGGGGTATAGGTGTTATCTTTGAGGAGTTGCGCGATCGCGGGCAGGAGTTCGGGATCCAGTTCTTGGACATTATTCAGCACTAACGTTCCCCGACCCAAGGCCTCTAGTAAGCCAAATTTACCATTAGCGCGTCCGAATAATTCTGCCCCACTGGCTTGCAAAGTACTACAATCGACTTTAATAATCGGTTCTCGCCGGTCAGAGGAACCAAAATGAATCAACGCCGCGGCATTATCTTTCCCCAAACCGGGTTCACCAAAAATAACAACTGATTCCCGATTGTCTGAGGCTTGTTTGATTTGTTGACGTAAGCGAACCGCATAGCGACTTCTCCCCACGATTCCCCGTCGCGCTTTCGTGACCAGATAGGGACGTAAAATATAAGCCCGTTCTTGTTCAAAATTGAGTTGTGAAGAAACTGAAGCGAGTTCTTCGGCTAACTGTTGGGAAAACACTTGGGTAATTTCTGGATATTGACCAATTAACTCCCGCATTTTCTCGCTTTTGATCAACCAAAACCGACATTCACTCTTCGTAATAATGGTTTCGCGCGTTGGCTGATCGAGAATTAAAGCTTGCAAATTAATAATGCTACCGGGCAGTAAGCTGACATCAGAAGAAAGTTTTGAAGTGTCTTGACTTTCCGCTTTTCCGGATTGGAGAATGTAGAGTCCCACGGGTTGGGTTTGGGCTTTAACCAGCGTTTGATTGGCGCCAGCAGTTCGTTCCTCTAAAAACGGCGCGATCGCGCTCAGTACCTTTTCCGGTAACACCGTCAATGCTGTGCGTTCTTGCAACCAAGTGACTAATTTGGGAACACTCATCCGATTCCCTCCCTTGTTTTGTTTAACTCACATTTTATGATGCTGATTTCAAACTGGGGATTAAGTTTTATAATTGCATTAATGATTCATGTTTTTTCTTTTGACCGGATTGAGTTTATTGACCAAAAGCTTATTCAAAAACCATTTCTTTTAAAAATTAAATAATTATTTTTTATTAATTAAAGTGAGCGAACCAGAAAAAATTAATCTCATTCAACAAAGTAAAAAAACGACAACCGAAGAAGCTTTAAATATTTTCGATCAGTTAGAGGAAACAAACTTAGAATTCATGATTGGGCAATGGAAAGGATATGGTATCCAGACCAATCATCCAATGGATGGTTTATTAGAATTTTTTGATTGGTATGGCAAAGAATTTGTTAGTCCTGAGCAAGTGCATCCTTTATTATTTATAGATAATGATCATCAAGTCACTGCAATTACTCCCAATCCCACCTTCATTCAATTAGTAGCACATTGGGAGCGACTACCCAAAGCAAAAATCTTTAAATGGCTCTTTCGTCTAGTTTTACCTCTATTTAAAACCCAAAACTTTAAAGCCCGATTACGAATGATGGAGTATCGCCAACAAGTGAGTGCAACAATGATTTATGATGATTTACCGATTCAGGATACGTTTCGGAAAGTTGATCAAAATACAGTTTTAGGCGTAATGGACTTTAAAGCAGTGCCACAACCCTTCTTTTTTTTGTTGAAAAGAGTTAAATAATTGTGATAAATCATCGTTGGCTATTTTTTCTGGGCGAGAGTGTGGGCGACTGCAATAGGAAACAATATGGAAAAAACTGAGTGAAATAGGTTACCGTAAAGCGTCCTCTTAGAAACATAATTGAGTAAAGATAAAATGTACCCTATTGTATTGTGATGTTGAGATCTTTGTGATTCTATCGGCTTTAGCTTCAGTTCCCATAGGTATTTTGCCAATTGTATAACTAACCAAGCAATTTATGTTTTCCCTCCTCGGGCTTTCGATATCCCCGAAGTCCTAATGATTAGTTAATTCCAAGTGACCACTGAAGAAAAAACAATCTACAAAAACGCGGAGAAGGTTGCTTATGATAAACCACAACTCCCTCCCCTTAAAAATGCAGACTGTTCAGGTCGCGACAATTACCTTTGAAGAAGTTGCCCCTGCCGCGCAAAGTCCACAGACTTATGTTGAACAACTACCAGCAAAAAGAAGAAAAATCTTTTTTGGTAATAGAGAGGAGATTGAGCTAGAAATGATTTTAATCCCGACCGGAAAATTTTTAATGGGATCCCCGGAGGCGAATCAGCAAGCTAGACCCAATGAAAAACCCCAACATCTGGTTAATGTTCCTGCGTTTTATATGGCAAAATATCCCATTACCCAAGCGCAATGGAAAGCGGTTGCGAATCTGAGGAGTATAGAAGAGTCACTCAATGAGTCTCCTTCAAGCTATCAAGGCGATGACTATCCGGTCGAACAAGTTTCTTGGTACGACGCGATCGAGTTTTGTGCCCGTCTAAGTTACTATACGAAGCAAGACTATCGCTTGCCAAGTGAGGCAGAGTGGGAATATGCTTGTCGGGCTGTAACAAGTGAACCGTTGTTTGTGACAGATTATCACTTCGGAAGTGATGAAAGTCAATTAGAGAATTATGCTTGGTATAGTCAGAACTCAAACGGTCAAACTCATCCGGTTGGTCAAAAGAAACCGAATGCTTTTGGTTTGTATGACATGCATGGCAATGTCTGGGAATGGTGTCTCGACCAGTATCATGAAAGTTATGAAGGTGTACCGACTGATGGCAGTGCTTGGGTGGATAAAAGCAACCCAAATCACCCAAGAATTCTACGGGGCGGGGCTTGGGGCTTCAATGCTTGGTTTTGTCGGTGTGCCTACCGCGACCTTAGTAAACCCATTGATCGTCTTACCGATTTCGGTTTTCGAGTCGTGTGTACGATCTGAAAATGCTAGCCCTTTCCTCATGCATATTCCCTTGCGTCTTAGGCTGACACAAAGTTACATGCCTCTGTTTTTTTTGCTCTGATTAACCTCTCTGTCAATTTTTTGGGCTTTTAGCATAGCACAAATGGACTACTCTTAATACTTAACTGAAACCTTGTGTAGCAATTATGGTTTCCCTTCCTCCCCAGTTAAAAATTGAAAGAAAAACGATCAAGGTTCCATTTTTTCCAGAGTCGATCAATGAAAAGGTCTCCCTAGAAATGATACAGATTCCAGCAGGAATCTTTGTGATGGGGTCACCTGAAAATGAACTAGAGCGTCAGGACAATGAATCGCCTCAGCATGTGGTAAAAGTGCCGAGTTTTTTTATGGGGAAATATCCCATTACCCAAGGGCAGTGGCAAGCAGTGGTTAGCTTGACCCAAAAAATTGACCACGACTTAGATCCTGATCCCTCATCCTTTAAAGAAGACTTTCAACAACCTGGCGATCGCGCTCGACGTCCAGTGGAAAATGTATCCTGGCACGAGGCCATGGAGTTTTGTCAGCGACTCTCACAGTATACACAACGCCCATATCGGCTTCCCAGTGAAGCCGAATGGGAATATGCCTGTCGGGCCGTGCAATTGCCCTCAAGTTCTGTTTTATTAAACTCAGAAGGCATGAGCAACCACTCGCTCATCAAGGAATGGAATCAAATCTATCATCAGCCCTTTCATTTTGGGGAAACCATCACAACCG contains these protein-coding regions:
- a CDS encoding SUMF1/EgtB/PvdO family nonheme iron enzyme, producing MINHNSLPLKMQTVQVATITFEEVAPAAQSPQTYVEQLPAKRRKIFFGNREEIELEMILIPTGKFLMGSPEANQQARPNEKPQHLVNVPAFYMAKYPITQAQWKAVANLRSIEESLNESPSSYQGDDYPVEQVSWYDAIEFCARLSYYTKQDYRLPSEAEWEYACRAVTSEPLFVTDYHFGSDESQLENYAWYSQNSNGQTHPVGQKKPNAFGLYDMHGNVWEWCLDQYHESYEGVPTDGSAWVDKSNPNHPRILRGGAWGFNAWFCRCAYRDLSKPIDRLTDFGFRVVCTI
- a CDS encoding 4Fe-4S binding protein — encoded protein: MSVPKLVTWLQERTALTVLPEKVLSAIAPFLEERTAGANQTLVKAQTQPVGLYILQSGKAESQDTSKLSSDVSLLPGSIINLQALILDQPTRETIITKSECRFWLIKSEKMRELIGQYPEITQVFSQQLAEELASVSSQLNFEQERAYILRPYLVTKARRGIVGRSRYAVRLRQQIKQASDNRESVVIFGEPGLGKDNAAALIHFGSSDRREPIIKVDCSTLQASGAELFGRANGKFGLLEALGRGTLVLNNVQELDPELLPAIAQLLKDNTYTPVPRSNEPPPPPKTAQARLILISEKTIPELDSLVQHRIKVPPLRVRKSDLGDQVNYYISLVCRGKGLTKPKVTPEAIRRLQAYDFPNNLTELENLIRRAIVQLPTGQALTEEIVWPSQSKKKQLRLNLLNTFPRFRRFLRSSWWPDRLNYWFVLPAFTVVVAILFLGPQTRSENFALNLFWAWWWPGILIAFPFVGRLWCAVCPFMIYGELTQKISLWLFPRQLKRWPRQSAERWGGWFLFGLFALILLWEELWHLQNTAYLSACLLLLITAGAIIFSLLFERRFWCRYLCPIGGMNGMFAKLSMTELRAQQGTCSAECTTYQCYKGGPEKGEGQETTGCPLYSHPAQLEDNRDCVLCMTCLKACPHRSVEVNLRPPGIELWTTHQPRSYEVALLLLLLDVVFLHRLPEIQAHLGVNWNLDNFWVHFAVSVGLLSLPALIPLLGQVIIGLFHQLKTFLDPKRIQIKPLPFVESAYGYLPLVLAANLAHYLDLGLGEGGKLLPVTLATFGLSGEGFPIAVAHPAVINFLQGATLFVGSLLAVLLTQKILKGSFWSLLPQHLAILTLSVLLWQLIV
- a CDS encoding SUMF1/EgtB/PvdO family nonheme iron enzyme, translating into MVSLPPQLKIERKTIKVPFFPESINEKVSLEMIQIPAGIFVMGSPENELERQDNESPQHVVKVPSFFMGKYPITQGQWQAVVSLTQKIDHDLDPDPSSFKEDFQQPGDRARRPVENVSWHEAMEFCQRLSQYTQRPYRLPSEAEWEYACRAVQLPSSSVLLNSEGMSNHSLIKEWNQIYHQPFHFGETITTDLANYRGKSDKESVWKGNYGRGVQGNYRKETTPVDYFGVANAFGLCEMHGNVWEWCLDQYHPSYKGAPTDGSAWRDKSDPWNDDNDPWNDDSHPKTRTLRILRGGSWSYSPGACRSAHRYGFYCVNRLKLIGFRVVCALQER
- a CDS encoding DUF4334 domain-containing protein, whose translation is MSEPEKINLIQQSKKTTTEEALNIFDQLEETNLEFMIGQWKGYGIQTNHPMDGLLEFFDWYGKEFVSPEQVHPLLFIDNDHQVTAITPNPTFIQLVAHWERLPKAKIFKWLFRLVLPLFKTQNFKARLRMMEYRQQVSATMIYDDLPIQDTFRKVDQNTVLGVMDFKAVPQPFFFLLKRVK